DNA sequence from the Aneurinibacillus sp. REN35 genome:
GTTTTGTGATCGCTATTGATGCGCTTGCTTCCCGTGCGCTAGAGCGGGTAAATACGACCATTCAAATTTCGGATGCGGGCATCAGCCCCGGCTCCGGCGTGGGTAATAAGCGGAAGCCGCTGACCAAAGAAACGCTGGGCATTCCGGTTATTGCGGTCGGTGTGCCTACAGTGGTTGATGCGGCAACGATTGTCCATGATGTAATTACGTATATGCTGGCTCATCTTGGCCGCCAGTTGAAGGAAGCAAAAAATCCGAAGCCTGCTAGCAGGCTTGCACCTACAGGATTTACGCTTCCGGGGAAGACCAAGCGGTATACGGAGGAAGATATGCCGAATGAAGCAGAGAAAAAAGCGATTCTTGGTATGATCGGTGAGCTAGAAGAGAATGAAAAGCGTCAACTTATCCATGAAGTGTTATCTCCGCTTGGACATAACCTTATTGTGACACCGAAAGAAGTGGATGATTATGTTGAAGACATTGCCAATATTATCGCAAACGGACTAAATGCTGCCCTTCATGGATCGATTGATATGGATAATGTATCTGCATATACGCATTAAGATTTCTTACGAATAGGCTAAGGAAGTCGGCTAGAATAAAGCGGCTTCCTTTTTCTTTTTCTACTGCTCTGCATGCCAATTCCCTCATATTTTTCGTTCTATACCCTGTTCTAGATTCATAGATTAATAGAAACCACGACAGAGACAATGGACAACCATCTAAGCGACAGGAGAGGAGAGAGCAGCGTGTCGAGAAGGAATCGTAACTTGGTCGTGAATTTGCATGGAGCAGGCGTGCAGAAAAGCTTCGTCATTCTTTCGCTGGGTACGGCGATTTTATTTGTTTTAGTTGGGATTCTGTTCGCTTCCCAGGCGGGGAAGGGACTCTCCTCCCAGCATGTAGGCAAGATGACGGTAGCGATGTCAAGCAACGTATTACTGCATACCATGAGCTATGAAATTCCGTATTTTGAAGCCCATAAGGACAAGGACGAAGAGGTTGATCTCTCTTCTCTTGCGTTTCGTTTGATTACAAGCATTAATCCAAAAGATCCGCGCAGCTTTTTAGGGAACGAGCTGCCGGGCTTTAGCCTGTTTGATACGGAGGTGCTTGTCTCTGGCAAGGATTTGGCGCTGAGCGAGCTTCCGTTCGAATCGTCTCCGCCGCCCGAAGCTTTCAAAAAAGATGCAGCGCCGGAAGCAACCGCGCCCGCGCAGCCTGAGAAGCCGATGGAGCAGGAGGTGCTGTCAACGAACGGACGAAAGGTGTTCTTTATTTATAACACGCATAATCGCGAATCATGGGTACATGCTGTCCCGGAGGCACAGGCTAAGAACAACCCTGATCTGGCAATGGATGAGAAGAAGAATATCACGCTTGTAAGCAAGCGGCTGGCACAAACGCTTGAGAAGAATGGTATCGGTTCTTCGGTTGGCACGACTGATTTTACCGGACGATTGGTAAACCGTGGTGCATCCTACGCGCTTTCCTATGCGGAATCGCTCAAGGCGGTAAAGGCCGTCATGAAGCAAAACCGTGACTTGGACTATTTCATTGATATTCACCGTGATTCGCTGCGACGTAAGTCGACGACGGTTACAATCAATGGAAAGTCGTATGCACAAATCCACTTTGTCATCGGCATGCGCAACAAAGACTGGGAGAAAAATCAGCAGTTCGCGCTTAAGGTCCATAATATCGTTGAAAAGAAATATCCCGGTCTCTCTAAAGGTATATTTGGCAAAAAAGGTGGCAATGGTGAGTATAATCAATCCGTTTCTCCAAATGCCATTCTTGTAGAGGTAGGAGGCGTTGATAATACGCTTGAGGAATCCTATCGCACGGCCGATGTATTGGCGGAAGCGATTGCCGAGGTATTTTGGGAAGCGCAGAAAGTGGATACGAAAACGAAACCGAAACGATCGTAAGCGGGAGGGAGTGCCGTGAAGCTGGCCGCCAAATTTTTTATCCTTGTCGGAGTCTTATTTGCAGGTATTCTATGCGGCATCAATCTGGCAGAAAAAGGTGTTCAGCGTATCGAGGGCGCTTCCGACCAGCCGGTAAAAGGATTCTACATTAAAAAAGTGAACGACGGTGGCTTTGAAGTAGAAGTATTGGGCAAGCAGGTCGTTACAGAACCGAAGCTGGCAGAAGCTCGGGCGGCTGGTGAGAACTGGATGAGTCAGACTGGCAACCGCGTACGAACCTGGGTAGTTGTCACGACGCGCCAAGCAATGGAATGGATCATGGATAAATTATAGTGAATAGCTGTAGAGAATCGTCCCTTTATGACACGCCTGCTTCGGTTAAAAAGACTTGAGGGCAGGGAGGTCATAAAGGGATTTTTTGTGGTATGCTTCAGTAATGGAGAAGGGTGCTATGCACGTCTGGTTTTTATCTGTAAAAAGGGGCGGGATCGATATGGATGCATACAATGAACGGATACAAAAAGTACGGAGCGAATTAGAGAATCAGGGTGTTACAGCGGCTCTTATTACATCCCCGCTATCAATAGCGTATTTGACGGGATTCGTCTGTGAGCCGCACGAGAGATTTTTGGGGCTGCTGCTGCAAGAAGATAGAGCCTTCTTATTCGTCCCGTCGCTTGAGAAGGAAAAGGCTGAATCAACGCTCTCTAAGCCGGGAAGCGCGGTTCGTGAAGTTATTGGCGTACAAGATACGGAGGACCCGTATGTGAAGGTAAAGCAGGTGGCAGGAGAGATACAGCATAACCGCTTAGCCGTAGAAAAGGAGTATATGAGACTGACCCAGGCAGAGCGTCTGGGCAGTGTGGTAGGTGCAGCGTCATTTGCAGATATTGGCGGATATATTGCCAGGATGCGAAACAAAAAGTCAGCGGACGAAGTCGCAAAACTCAAAGCAGCAGCCGTACTTGTAGAAGAGGTGCTTGCTGAAGGGCTGAAGCGGGTTGTGCGCGGTGTGACAGAACTTGAACTTGTCGCTGAACTTGAATATATCATGAAGAAAAAAGGGGCGGCACCTTCCTTTGAGACGATGGTACTCGCTGGTGCTAATTCTGCTCTCCCGCACGGTGTACCGGGCATGACACAAGTACAGGAAGGCGGTTTTCTGCTTTTTGATTTAGGTGTATGTAAAGACGGGTACTGCTCTGACATTACCCGTACATTCGTAGTGGGTGAGGCGTCTG
Encoded proteins:
- a CDS encoding M24 family metallopeptidase — encoded protein: MHVWFLSVKRGGIDMDAYNERIQKVRSELENQGVTAALITSPLSIAYLTGFVCEPHERFLGLLLQEDRAFLFVPSLEKEKAESTLSKPGSAVREVIGVQDTEDPYVKVKQVAGEIQHNRLAVEKEYMRLTQAERLGSVVGAASFADIGGYIARMRNKKSADEVAKLKAAAVLVEEVLAEGLKRVVRGVTELELVAELEYIMKKKGAAPSFETMVLAGANSALPHGVPGMTQVQEGGFLLFDLGVCKDGYCSDITRTFVVGEASEEMERIYHTVLAAEEAAIRAVQVGSPLAEVDRAARRLIDDAGYGSYFMHRIGHGLGMEIHEYPSVHGANEEKITAGMVFTIEPGIYVPRVGGVRIEDDIHVTEAGAEVLTAFPKALTCLEI
- the gpr gene encoding GPR endopeptidase, which codes for MEKKLDLSVYAVRTDLALEAREMATQKQQGELSGIRFHSEEEDGITVSKMVVETMEGAERIGKKPGRYVTLEVPGLRTQDSELQDRVATRFAREFHAFLKEIGIAESDSVLIVGLGNWNVTPDAVGPMVVENVLVTRHMFELMPEQVEEGYRPVSAISPGVLGITGIETSEIVYGVIEKAQPSFVIAIDALASRALERVNTTIQISDAGISPGSGVGNKRKPLTKETLGIPVIAVGVPTVVDAATIVHDVITYMLAHLGRQLKEAKNPKPASRLAPTGFTLPGKTKRYTEEDMPNEAEKKAILGMIGELEENEKRQLIHEVLSPLGHNLIVTPKEVDDYVEDIANIIANGLNAALHGSIDMDNVSAYTH
- a CDS encoding DUF3679 domain-containing protein — protein: MKLAAKFFILVGVLFAGILCGINLAEKGVQRIEGASDQPVKGFYIKKVNDGGFEVEVLGKQVVTEPKLAEARAAGENWMSQTGNRVRTWVVVTTRQAMEWIMDKL
- the spoIIP gene encoding stage II sporulation protein P, whose amino-acid sequence is MSRRNRNLVVNLHGAGVQKSFVILSLGTAILFVLVGILFASQAGKGLSSQHVGKMTVAMSSNVLLHTMSYEIPYFEAHKDKDEEVDLSSLAFRLITSINPKDPRSFLGNELPGFSLFDTEVLVSGKDLALSELPFESSPPPEAFKKDAAPEATAPAQPEKPMEQEVLSTNGRKVFFIYNTHNRESWVHAVPEAQAKNNPDLAMDEKKNITLVSKRLAQTLEKNGIGSSVGTTDFTGRLVNRGASYALSYAESLKAVKAVMKQNRDLDYFIDIHRDSLRRKSTTVTINGKSYAQIHFVIGMRNKDWEKNQQFALKVHNIVEKKYPGLSKGIFGKKGGNGEYNQSVSPNAILVEVGGVDNTLEESYRTADVLAEAIAEVFWEAQKVDTKTKPKRS